In Priestia aryabhattai, the DNA window CGTCGCTAGTTTATACGTATGTGAATAAGAATAAAAAGGCGCAGCGAAAACAAATCCATTGTATAATGAACAGCAGTATGTCAGAAAAGATGAGGTGTTTGCATGAAAGCAATCATAAAAAGTTTTATTAATGGACTCTTAACGATTGTCCCTATTATCCTTGTTATTTATATTTTGGTAAGAGTGTTTAATTTTTTAGACAGCATTTTAGGGAACGTATTGAAGCCCTATATGAAGCAAGATTATATACCTGGGATCGGAATCTTGGCGACTCTTGTCTTAATTACCTTCTTAGGATGGTTATCTACTCGTTTTTTCGCGGGGAAAATTATTAACTTAATTGATCGATTGTTAGAAAAAATACCGCTTGTTAAAACGCTATATAGTGTCATTAAAGATACATTTCAATCTTTTCTTGGAGAGAAAAAATCCTTTTCAAAAGTAGCTTTAGTGACGATGCCAGGCACGTCAATGAAAGTCATAGGGTTTGTGACGTCTGAAGAGGTAGAAGAGGTTATTCACTCATTAAAAGACCATGTAGCCGTCTATGTCCCCCAAACTTTTCAAGTAGCCGGTTTTACTTTTTTGGTTCCAAAAGAAGAAATTGAGTGGTTAGATATTAAGCCGGAAGAAGCAATGAAGTTCGTGTTATCTGGGGGAGTATCTAGTTCGAAAACAGAAAAATAACAGAAGGCTTGTTGAAGCCTTCTGTTATTTTTGTTGGAGTAGGACTGTTAAAAGATTAAGTGGTTCTTCTAATGTCTTAAGCTCTGTTAAATTTCTAATCATGCCTTTTACAATAGCGGCGGTAGGCTTATCTTTTTTTAGCTCCGTTTTTAAAATGTGAAAGCTGTCTGCATGCTCTTCAGAAATATGATCGCTGGTGTCTAACAGCTGTTTAATTTCCTCGATAGCTTGTTTTAATTGCTCATTTTTACTTAGAAAAGTCATTCGTTCCTTTCCGTATATGTCTTCACCAAAAGAAGCAGGAATAAGGGGACGAGGTTGTTTAGTTAATAAATCTTCTACTAATACATCAACTCGGTCCATTATGTACTGCGCGACTTCTTTAAAGGTAAGTTCATATTGATTGAAGATAATAATTTCTAAAAAAGACTGATGAATACCTTCAATCATTTTTGTTAAATCCGAGATATAAGGCGTTACTTCTTCTCCGTATACGCTAACGAGACTTTTGCAGTGAAAGTAAAACGTTTCTCGCTGCATTTTATGAACAAAGTTCTCCACGTCTTTATTGAATGGAATAGACTTTTCACGGATTTGCATGATAATAAAATCTCTGTGCTCCGTAATAAATTCATAGAAATAGATGAGCTGATTCATATAGCGGCTGCGAGCATCGTTTACTGCCTCGTCGAGAGCATAAACAGAGCTAAAAAGCTTTTCATAGTAAAAGTTTAGAATCGATAATAAAAGTGCATCCTTAGATTTAAAGTGCAGGTAAAACGCGCCTTTAGAAATATTGCATTCATCTACAATTTCTTGCACAGAGGTAGCATTAAATCCTTTTTTTGCAAAAAGCTTAATCGCTGCTTCAATTATTCTTTTTTCTTTTTCTTTCAAGTATTCTACCTCCTTTATTGAACAATTTGGCCATTCATTTCGTTAGATAATAGTATCATACACTAAAAAAGATAAAGAGATATATCAAAGTTAAGACCGAGAGTCAGTTCCTTTAAAAAACGATTTATCGTAAATATGTCTTTATTATGAACATGTCAGGAGAGAGCCTGCTTAGGGTTGACACTGACTAGTTAGTCATTTATATTTTAAGTTGTTGTGACCGATCAGTCAATTTTATTAGTATACATATATTTGAAGGAGGATATGCATTGGGGAAGTTTATTAAATTTTCATTGAAAAATAAATTTGCAGTATGGCTGTTAACACTCTTTGTCATTATTGCAGGGCTGTATTCAGGATTTAATATGAAGCTAGAGACCATTCCTGATATTTCAACGCCTGTTGTAACAGTCAGTGCAACTTATCCGGGAGCCACTCCGGAACAAGTGGCAGACAAGGTGAGTAAGCCCATTGAACAAAAGCTTCAGGGACTAAGCGGTGTTGACACAGTTAGCTCGTCTTCTTATGAAAATATGGCTACCATTCAAGTTGAATATGGTTTTAGTAAAAATATGGAGAAGGCAGAAGACGAAGTTAGACGAGCTCTTTCAAACGTCGATCTGCCAAAT includes these proteins:
- a CDS encoding DUF502 domain-containing protein, whose translation is MKAIIKSFINGLLTIVPIILVIYILVRVFNFLDSILGNVLKPYMKQDYIPGIGILATLVLITFLGWLSTRFFAGKIINLIDRLLEKIPLVKTLYSVIKDTFQSFLGEKKSFSKVALVTMPGTSMKVIGFVTSEEVEEVIHSLKDHVAVYVPQTFQVAGFTFLVPKEEIEWLDIKPEEAMKFVLSGGVSSSKTEK
- a CDS encoding TetR/AcrR family transcriptional regulator, translated to MKEKEKRIIEAAIKLFAKKGFNATSVQEIVDECNISKGAFYLHFKSKDALLLSILNFYYEKLFSSVYALDEAVNDARSRYMNQLIYFYEFITEHRDFIIMQIREKSIPFNKDVENFVHKMQRETFYFHCKSLVSVYGEEVTPYISDLTKMIEGIHQSFLEIIIFNQYELTFKEVAQYIMDRVDVLVEDLLTKQPRPLIPASFGEDIYGKERMTFLSKNEQLKQAIEEIKQLLDTSDHISEEHADSFHILKTELKKDKPTAAIVKGMIRNLTELKTLEEPLNLLTVLLQQK